DNA from Scheffersomyces stipitis CBS 6054 chromosome 1, whole genome shotgun sequence:
GTCTCCACTCATATCCAAAAGATTATTCCAGCTGTTGTTGGAGGTTTAAAGGACTCAGAAATTCTCGTCAGAGTGGCAGCTTTGAGAACGTTGTCGAATTTGACTTCCGAATTGCAAGACATTGTAGCCGAATACCACGAGGAGTTGTTGCCATTGATTATCGACATCATTGAAACGGCCACCTATGTCATTGCCTACAAGTATGCCTGTTATGCCTTGGACGGTTTGATCGAATTCATGAGTCACGACTCAATGGGTACATATATCGAGCCTttgatgaacaagttgttccaGATGTTGCAACAGGCCAACTCGTCCAAATTAAAGTCTGCCGTTGTTTCGGCTATAGGTTCCACTGCTTTTGCTTCTGGTAAGGCTTTCATCCCATACTTCAACACATCTATTCAGTACTTTGAACCATTCCTTGCCAATGCTGCTGAAACCGATGGTATGACTGAAGACGACATCGAGTTGAGAGCCCAAACTTTCGAGAATATTTCGACCATGGCCAGAGCCGTTGGAACTCAATCCTTCTCCTCGTATGCTAAACCTTTGGTAGAAGCTGCTTATGGCTCATTGAGCTCCGAACACTCTAGAATCAGAGAGTCTGGTTTCGCCTTCATCTCCAACATGGCTAAGGTGTATGGACCAGAATTCGCTGGTTTCTTGGACCAGATCGTACCACAGATTCTCAAGTGTTTAGAACAAGATGAGTTCACTTTCAACGTTGATGAAGTAGACGAAGAGGATGACGATGTCGGAAACGCACTCAAGGTCCACACTGGTATCActattgaaaaggaaatcGCCTCTGTTGCTTTGTCTGAATTGGCTATCGGTACTGGCAAGGAATTTGCCAAGTACGTGGAGGCCTCGTTCAAGACGTTGTCGGACCAGATCGAAAACTCTTATGGTATGAGAGAAGCCGCTATGTCCGctttgttcaagatcaCCAAGGCTATGTTCACTGCTGCTCATGGTGCCTCTTTCAAAGCTCCAAAGGGTGTGCCACAAGCTGCCTACATTGATCCATCtgttttgcaattggttcaacaactcaGAGAAATCGCTATTCCTctcttggaagaagaatttgagTTGTCCATGGTTGCTTGCATCTTGGATGGTGTTGCTGATGCCATCCATGTCATGGGTCCTAACACCATCGTAGATGATGCTTCCAACACTTCTGCCTTGGAACAATTGTGCGTTCAGTTGATGtacatcttgaagaaggaacaCCCctgtcaagttgaagacgaagaaggtCCTGcggacgaagaagatgctTCTGAAACCGACGCAATGATCTACGAGAACGCCTTGGAAGTGTTGGTCAACTTGTCGCTTGAATTAGAAGGTGACTTCGCCAAGATCTTCGAATCTTTCAAGAGCATCATCATCTCTAACGCCCAcaccaagtccaagaacaTCAGAGTCAGCTCTGTTGGTGCTTTAGCCGAAATTGTTGGTGGATTGAAGTCCAACAACCCTTACGAACAAGAATTGTTACAAATATTCACTGATAGACTCGCTAACGACAAGTCCTTAGAAGTCAAGGGTAATGCTGCCTACGGTGTCGGTcttattgttgaaaacaGTTCATCTGACCTCTCTAGTGGCTACAACGCTATCTTACAATTATTGTTCCAGTTGTTAAACAAGACAGACAGAAGAGCTGACAACGctgatgacgaagaaactAAAGACGTCATCAACAGATCATATGCCAACGCTTCTGGATGTGTTGCCagattgatcttgaagCACGAACAAGCTGTTCCATTGCAACATGTTCTCGGTCCATTGTTGGCCCACTTGCCATTAGAAACTGGGCTCGAAGAAAACACTCctatcttcaagttgatcatcAAGTTATACAGTgacaacaacgacttgattgTCAAGGAAACCCAAAAGGTGGTGGACATCTTTGCCAAGGTCTTTGTTGCCGATGCTGAGAGAATCAAGTTGGTCAACGAATCTACTTTAGGTAGAGAAGAAAACCTCGATAGCATGAAACAATTCTCGACTGACGAGTTGAGATCCAAAGTGgtagaattgttgaagtacttggaGCAAAAGTTCAGTGGAGTTGTCTCCGCCAACGAAGTATTGAGGTCGGTCATTGCCTAAGAAAAATTGGCTGGTTTCAAACCTTACTTCGTACCTCTACATATTCTTCCGAATATCTGCGTGATGTTCCTTATACACTAATTTTGTTTTCTCCTGTATAGCCTACAATATATTATTTAGATCTAACCAGGATTATCCTCATTGATAATACTCTCTTCTAGAAGTGGACGGGGCTCCCTCAAAGGGACTCGTTGAAAGGGACTGACCCTATCCTTTTTGTTGTGACAGGTGTGTACAAAAAGTCCGTGTTTTATGACTCAGGTGTGGGGTATCTTGCTATTTAATtaaagtgaaaattgtatttggcTAGATAAATAATTTCTGGTTTTACTTTGGTCCTtatagttgcaaaatagGTATTTTGGGGCTGCAGGAAATGCCTCATTGGGAGCGCTAAGGGCTATTTTTTCCCACATTTAACGCAATTTAAATTATACTCTATCAAACAGTTAGAGCATACATCTTGCATCCAGATGTTTCAGATATCGGTATAGTCAGCAGTATTGTGGATATGGCCCAAGCCAGTTGtatttgaaagaaatctATAAAAGGGGACGAAATCTGCCACTGCGTTCACAGTCGCTATgttttgcacccattctCAGTGCATGATTTTTCAtaatgattgcaaaagcTGCAGCCGTTGCTGCGTTGTCAATGATAGCCTTCGTCCTCTTAATCCCACCATTCATCTGGTATTGTCGTTGCAGGAACACACCAGCAATCATGTTGATGTTTTGGTTTCACTTTCTTAATCTCAACACATTCATTAATCTCATGATTTGGAGCGGAGACAACTACGATGAAGTTTGGGACGGTAAAATTTGGTGTGACATTACGACCAGACTTGAAGCTGCTTCTTCGTCGGGGAAAATTGCCGCTATTTCAGCTATGTCACTTAATCTTTATATGATTCTTTGTGCAAAGAGTCCAACATTTATAAGACCAGGttccagaaagaagttgat
Protein-coding regions in this window:
- the KAP123 gene encoding ran binding protein (Karyopherin of predicted MW 122.524 Da. Similar to Kap95p (YLR347C) and Kap104p *YBR017C). Ran binding protein, Homolog of importin-beta), with translation MDSQYLASLEETLRNTLVPDSAVIKQASQQLTKQFYTNSLALPALFQILQTAQDDKLKQLAAVEARKLVLTNWANVDASLKPAIRDNLLNNTFQQPSKLIRHSSARVVAAIGELDLESNEWQDLLPTLVSGVQNADVQTKEMAVYTLYTILETQIPALVAHVGEFLTLFSNLLSDQSSRDVRVNSVLSLDVLSQFLEEDAQVDAASAAKFRDSIPGMVEVLKEVLAADDSEKAKDIFNVFNSLIYLDSKLVGDHLVSLIQFVAGIASNTDLDEEYRTFALQFLISCVSMRKSKISSNKLGPQLTLVAVKIACEEIDVEAELENDDEENENEENSPSSLGLRLVAMLSAELAPSQVITPLFEALPSLLSSSNQFERRGGLLCIGVVSSGAPDYVSTHIQKIIPAVVGGLKDSEILVRVAALRTLSNLTSELQDIVAEYHEELLPLIIDIIETATYVIAYKYACYALDGLIEFMSHDSMGTYIEPLMNKLFQMLQQANSSKLKSAVVSAIGSTAFASGKAFIPYFNTSIQYFEPFLANAAETDGMTEDDIELRAQTFENISTMARAVGTQSFSSYAKPLVEAAYGSLSSEHSRIRESGFAFISNMAKVYGPEFAGFLDQIVPQILKCLEQDEFTFNVDEVDEEDDDVGNALKVHTGITIEKEIASVALSELAIGTGKEFAKYVEASFKTLSDQIENSYGMREAAMSALFKITKAMFTAAHGASFKAPKGVPQAAYIDPSVLQLVQQLREIAIPLLEEEFELSMVACILDGVADAIHVMGPNTIVDDASNTSALEQLCVQLMYILKKEHPCQVEDEEGPADEEDASETDAMIYENALEVLVNLSLELEGDFAKIFESFKSIIISNAHTKSKNIRVSSVGALAEIVGGLKSNNPYEQELLQIFTDRLANDKSLEVKGNAAYGVGLIVENSSSDLSSGYNAILQLLFQLLNKTDRRADNADDEETKDVINRSYANASGCVARLILKHEQAVPLQHVLGPLLAHLPLETGLEENTPIFKLIIKLYSDNNDLIVKETQKVVDIFAKVFVADAERIKLVNESTLGREENLDSMKQFSTDELRSKVVELLKYLEQKFSGVVSANEVLRSVIA